One window of Verrucomicrobiia bacterium genomic DNA carries:
- a CDS encoding alpha/beta hydrolase — protein sequence MNAYKLHVFERGQGRPVILLHGVLSTHRYWDSVVEMLEPRRQLLAPDLLGFGASPKPRRAAYSPEQMVACLEETFRRYHFKQPPVLAGHSYGANIALLWALHRPERFSGLVLSAPLFFEKDLLHQQLATIALEGKWLTSKALARMVAFGLSLSGLVPTRLAMRAAHDRPRSVIEDVTSQRFYVFRRMQKHPLYRQEVVADIQKIHIPTRILLGDKDLIASRAIVDLETVCQTNTMCRVQVLPGSHQVLLEHPEVVAKTILSV from the coding sequence ATGAATGCCTACAAGCTCCACGTATTCGAGCGCGGCCAGGGCCGGCCGGTTATTTTATTACACGGGGTATTGTCTACGCATCGGTACTGGGACAGTGTGGTGGAGATGCTCGAGCCCAGGCGGCAGCTGCTGGCCCCAGACTTGCTGGGTTTTGGGGCTTCGCCAAAGCCCCGACGTGCCGCCTACAGCCCAGAGCAAATGGTTGCCTGTCTAGAGGAGACGTTTCGGCGATATCACTTCAAGCAGCCTCCGGTGCTGGCCGGGCATTCTTATGGTGCCAACATCGCCTTGCTGTGGGCGCTGCACCGGCCCGAGCGGTTCTCTGGCTTGGTATTGTCGGCTCCCTTATTTTTCGAAAAAGATTTGTTACACCAGCAGCTGGCAACCATAGCGCTGGAAGGCAAGTGGCTCACCAGCAAGGCCTTGGCCAGGATGGTGGCCTTTGGCCTGAGCCTATCAGGCCTGGTGCCTACGCGGCTTGCCATGCGGGCGGCGCATGATCGTCCCCGGTCTGTTATAGAAGATGTCACCAGCCAGCGCTTTTATGTTTTTCGGAGAATGCAAAAGCACCCCTTGTACCGTCAGGAGGTTGTGGCCGATATACAAAAAATCCACATACCCACCCGAATCTTGCTTGGCGACAAAGACCTCATTGCCAGTCGGGCTATCGTGGACCTAGAAACGGTGTGCCAGACTAATACTATGTGCCGGGTGCAGGTGCTGCCGGGCTCTCACCAAGTGCTCCTAGAACACCCTGAAGTAGTAGCCAAAACAATTTTGTCGGTATGA
- a CDS encoding Glu/Leu/Phe/Val dehydrogenase, translating to MLETAQTMIRRVGKKLGFDEEEINQLLKANAEHEFEIELSTGTKHKAYRVQHNNALGPYKGGVRFHPEVNLDEVRALATLMSLKTAAVGLPLGGGKGGVAVNPKELSKAELEELARKYSAYLSPHIGPDKDVPAPDVNTNATIIDWMVDEFEKVTGDTSHASFTGKSLGNGGSLGREAATGRGGVIALREVLKQLGKGSQAITVAVQGFGNVGSFFGTIAEDDHPQWQLVAATDSTGGPYKEAGLHATEVDTYKKNMGSLKDFAADGVRIITNDDLVGLEVDVLVLAALGDVVTESTMHSVKAKIILELANAPVNEQAYHYLTDQGVLVIPDVLANSGGVIVSYLEWVQNRTGEHWSEEKVNTELERYMVTAIKDAYQYAIKEEVSLKEAAFALALQRIRSEKRS from the coding sequence ATGCTAGAGACTGCCCAAACGATGATTCGTCGGGTTGGTAAAAAATTGGGTTTTGACGAAGAAGAAATAAATCAATTGCTCAAGGCCAACGCCGAACATGAGTTCGAGATAGAACTGAGTACCGGAACCAAGCACAAAGCTTATCGGGTGCAGCACAATAACGCCCTGGGTCCTTACAAAGGTGGCGTACGCTTTCATCCAGAGGTCAATCTGGACGAGGTGCGAGCCTTGGCTACGCTGATGTCTCTCAAGACTGCTGCAGTAGGTTTGCCACTTGGTGGCGGCAAGGGTGGCGTGGCAGTGAACCCCAAAGAGTTATCCAAAGCAGAGCTAGAAGAACTGGCCCGCAAATATTCGGCATATTTATCACCACACATTGGACCAGACAAGGACGTGCCGGCACCAGACGTGAACACCAACGCTACTATCATCGACTGGATGGTGGACGAGTTCGAGAAAGTGACGGGCGATACCTCCCATGCCAGCTTTACCGGCAAGTCGTTGGGTAACGGCGGTAGTCTGGGGCGCGAGGCGGCAACTGGCCGCGGCGGCGTGATTGCGCTGCGCGAAGTGTTGAAGCAGCTCGGAAAGGGCAGTCAGGCTATCACGGTGGCTGTCCAGGGGTTTGGCAACGTCGGATCGTTCTTTGGCACCATAGCCGAGGACGATCATCCACAGTGGCAGCTGGTAGCGGCAACTGACTCTACAGGCGGCCCTTACAAAGAGGCTGGTTTGCACGCCACAGAAGTCGATACCTACAAGAAAAACATGGGTTCGCTCAAGGACTTTGCGGCTGATGGTGTGCGTATCATTACCAACGACGACTTGGTGGGTCTAGAAGTAGACGTACTGGTGCTTGCGGCACTGGGTGATGTAGTGACCGAGTCTACTATGCACAGCGTCAAAGCAAAAATCATCCTAGAGTTGGCCAACGCCCCGGTCAATGAGCAGGCTTATCACTACCTAACAGACCAAGGGGTGCTGGTTATCCCAGATGTGCTGGCCAATTCTGGTGGCGTAATTGTTAGCTACCTAGAGTGGGTGCAGAACCGTACTGGCGAACACTGGAGCGAAGAAAAAGTGAACACAGAACTTGAGCGCTACATGGTTACGGCTATCAAAGACGCCTATCAGTACGCTATAAAAGAGGAAGTGTCCCTGAAAGAGGCTGCTTTTGCCCTAGCACTGCAACGTATACGGAGTGAAAAGAGGAGCTAA
- a CDS encoding MscL family protein encodes MEKKGKQPYQDTPVTIAAKSAGAKGAATARRHLLERLGLDRHINGFSNFLREQGVIGLAVGLVLGVQVKAVVDQLVASFVNPVIGLLLPGSGGLAEKTYTMSVGGKHAVFAYGSFIAVMISFTTVAAVVYFGVKGLQLDKLDKNKS; translated from the coding sequence ATGGAGAAAAAAGGCAAACAACCATACCAAGACACCCCGGTAACCATCGCCGCCAAATCAGCTGGCGCTAAGGGCGCGGCTACCGCCCGGCGCCACCTACTGGAGCGCTTGGGCCTGGATAGGCACATCAATGGTTTTTCTAATTTCTTGCGGGAACAAGGGGTCATCGGCCTGGCTGTTGGACTGGTGTTGGGGGTGCAGGTAAAGGCTGTGGTGGACCAGTTAGTTGCCAGCTTTGTGAACCCTGTCATTGGCCTACTGCTACCTGGCAGTGGTGGTCTGGCGGAGAAGACCTATACGATGTCAGTCGGGGGCAAGCACGCTGTATTTGCCTATGGTTCATTTATTGCTGTGATGATTAGCTTCACTACCGTTGCCGCAGTGGTGTACTTTGGGGTCAAGGGTTTGCAACTAGACAAGTTAGACAAAAATAAGTCCTAA
- the orn gene encoding oligoribonuclease: MSQIDKDRIPTKLLWVDLEMTGLDSHQDVLLEIAAEITDFEFKTVASYEARIRQDREKVIERMQKNVWWRDYPENRDQFINRLGEGKEPIQVEQEMVSLIQKHFGDEPAVLAGNSIHNDRDFIKFWMPQLDLKLHYRMLDVSSFKVLMQGMHGEVFEKQDVHRAFDDIQASIAELQHYLEWFRENA, translated from the coding sequence ATGAGCCAGATAGATAAAGACCGTATACCTACCAAGCTACTCTGGGTGGATTTAGAGATGACCGGCCTGGATTCGCACCAGGATGTATTGCTAGAGATTGCTGCCGAGATCACCGATTTTGAGTTCAAGACCGTTGCTTCGTACGAGGCGCGTATTCGTCAGGACCGCGAAAAAGTCATAGAACGCATGCAAAAAAACGTCTGGTGGCGCGATTACCCGGAGAACCGAGACCAGTTTATCAATCGCTTGGGCGAGGGTAAGGAGCCTATCCAGGTCGAGCAAGAGATGGTTTCTTTGATACAAAAACACTTTGGTGACGAGCCAGCTGTGCTGGCCGGCAATTCCATACATAACGATCGTGACTTTATAAAGTTCTGGATGCCACAGTTAGATCTCAAGCTACACTATCGCATGTTAGATGTCAGCAGCTTTAAGGTACTCATGCAGGGCATGCACGGCGAGGTGTTCGAAAAGCAAGATGTACATCGGGCGTTTGATGATATTCAGGCCTCGATTGCCGAGCTCCAGCACTACCTGGAGTGGTTCAGGGAAAACGCCTAA
- the msrB gene encoding peptide-methionine (R)-S-oxide reductase MsrB: MQLSEEEWKKKLSPEQYEVLRNKGTEAPFSGKLLQNKETGSYACAACGRVLFMSDSKYESDVPGLAGWPSFSEVAKSDAVELKDDNSLGIHRVEVTCKNCGSHLGHVFDDNTSPTNQHYCINSCALDFRPQ, from the coding sequence ATGCAACTGAGCGAAGAAGAGTGGAAGAAAAAGCTTTCTCCCGAACAATACGAGGTGCTGCGCAACAAGGGCACTGAGGCACCGTTCAGCGGCAAGCTTTTGCAGAATAAAGAAACAGGCTCCTACGCTTGCGCGGCCTGTGGCAGGGTGCTGTTCATGAGTGATAGCAAGTACGAATCAGACGTTCCGGGGCTCGCGGGCTGGCCCAGTTTTTCAGAGGTAGCCAAGAGTGACGCTGTTGAACTAAAAGACGACAACAGTTTGGGTATACATCGGGTAGAAGTAACCTGCAAAAACTGCGGCAGCCACCTGGGCCATGTGTTCGACGACAACACTTCGCCCACGAACCAGCACTACTGTATAAATTCCTGTGCCCTGGATTTTAGGCCGCAATAG
- a CDS encoding M15 family metallopeptidase: MSEKPSKKKLIIVLIIVALIIAGLVAIGKRVKTAEDTKESPTNAQQSGFNKSQHSLDQAGSIWWVVNKSRPVGNSYAPDDLVIPDIPIRSGAGTDERRVSQKIAVPLQQLVAAAKQNGVNLLLASGYRSYDLQQTVYAQNVKQLGQAEADKVSAKPGTSEHQTGLSLDIGATNRKCEIDICFADTPEGQWVAQHAHEYGFTIRYLQSKENKTGYSYEPWHLRYVGPELAAELKKTGQTMEEFFGL, from the coding sequence ATGTCTGAAAAACCCTCCAAGAAAAAATTGATCATCGTTTTGATAATCGTTGCCCTGATAATTGCCGGCCTTGTGGCCATCGGCAAAAGGGTAAAAACAGCAGAGGACACAAAAGAAAGCCCTACCAACGCGCAGCAATCTGGCTTTAACAAATCGCAGCACTCACTCGACCAGGCCGGCAGCATCTGGTGGGTCGTCAACAAGTCCCGTCCGGTCGGTAACTCGTACGCACCAGACGACCTAGTCATACCCGACATCCCTATTCGAAGCGGCGCAGGCACTGACGAACGCCGGGTCAGTCAAAAAATTGCCGTCCCACTCCAACAGCTGGTGGCTGCCGCCAAACAAAACGGCGTCAACTTGCTGCTGGCCAGTGGCTATCGCAGTTATGATTTGCAACAAACCGTCTATGCTCAAAATGTCAAACAGCTTGGGCAGGCCGAGGCCGACAAAGTCAGCGCAAAACCTGGCACCAGCGAGCACCAGACCGGCTTGTCCTTAGACATCGGCGCCACTAACCGCAAGTGCGAGATAGACATCTGCTTTGCTGATACGCCCGAGGGTCAGTGGGTTGCCCAGCACGCCCACGAATACGGCTTTACCATTCGCTACCTTCAGAGCAAAGAAAACAAAACTGGCTACAGTTATGAACCTTGGCACCTCCGCTATGTTGGCCCCGAACTAGCTGCCGAACTGAAAAAAACCGGCCAAACTATGGAAGAATTCTTCGGTCTGTAG